A genomic window from Syngnathus typhle isolate RoL2023-S1 ecotype Sweden linkage group LG18, RoL_Styp_1.0, whole genome shotgun sequence includes:
- the st6galnac gene encoding alpha-N-acetylgalactosaminide alpha-2,6-sialyltransferase 2 isoform X2 translates to MLTLQFGETYYMQISNQYSKQTVAHSQCPLSLCAASCCRSPIGCPLSPLLPGPCRRRAPSRALTAAAVALAQWPHPADPGPAPRVGGPGPGSSAWSSASNSSKRLRVLAKINRGKAAPVLSDTLALLNSSANGIMLDDWASRGNRSGCIRCAVVGNGGILKDSEKGEEIDSHHYVFRTNGAVVTGFEKDVGVRTTHYTFSTNTLMNSMMSYASAGYRGPPQSQETRYVFLPDHDRDYLMMKAAAQHTLVERGREQGKDPTAYFGKDVTAAKLKMYHPDFIRYLRNRFLPSKTLKTKHRNIYRPSTGAIMLLAALHSCDRVSAYGFMTPQYKKYSDHYYDKQYHRVGFFINHDLMLEMNLWQRLHQAGLITLYMRL, encoded by the exons ATGTTGACCTTGCAATTTGGGGAAACGTACTATATGCAAATCAGTAATCAGTATTCAAAACAAACTGTTGCACATAGCCAATGTCCTTTGTCCCTTTGCGCAGCATCATGTTGCCGCTCTCCCATTGGCTGCCCCCTCTCCCCCCTCCTTCCCGGCCCATGCCGAAGAAGGGCCCCGAGCCGAGCGCTGACGGCAGCAGCTGTTGCTCTCGCACAGTGGCCCCACCCTGCGGACCCAGGCCCAGCCCCCCGAGTAGGCGGGCCCGGCCCCGGCAGCAGCGCCTGGTCGAGCGCCTCCAACTCCTCAAAGCGCCTCAGAGTCCTCGCAAAGATCAACCGAGGGAAAGCCGCACCAG TGCTGTCGGACACGCTGGCGCTGCTCAACTCGTCCGCCAACGGCATCATGTTGGACGACTGGGCGAGTCGCGGCAACCGATCCGGCTGCATTCGCTGCGCCGTGGTGGGCAACGGCGGGATCCTGAAGGACTCCGAAAAGGGCGAAGAGATCGACAGCCACCACTATGTCTTCAG GACAAACGGCGCCGTCGTGACAGGCTTCGAGAAAGACGTGGGGGTCCGCACCACCCACTACACCTTCTCAACCAACACCTTGATGAACTCCATGATGAGCTACGCCTCCGCCGGATACCGAGGCCCGCCTCAGTCCCAG GAAACGCGTTACGTCTTCCTGCCTGACCACGACCGCGACTACTTGATGATGAAGGCGGCGGCCCAGCACACACTGGTTGAGCGAGGCCGGGAGCAAGGCAAAGA CCCCACGGCGTACTTCGGGAAGGACGTGACGGCGGCCAAGCTGAAGATGTACCATCCCGACTTCATCCGCTACCTGCGAAACAG GTTCCTTCCGTCCAAAACCCTGAAAACCAAGCACCGCAACATCTACCGGCCATCGACTGGGGCCATCATGCTACTGGCGGCGCTGCACAGCTGCGACCGTGTCAGCGCATACGGCTTCATGACGCCACAGTACAAAAAGTACTCGGACCATTACTATGACAAGCAGTACCACCGGGTGGGGTTCTTCATCAACCACGACCTGATGCTGGAGATGAACTTGTGGCAGCGACTGCACCAAGCCGGCCTCATCACGCTCTACATGCGCTTGTGA
- the st6galnac gene encoding alpha-N-acetylgalactosaminide alpha-2,6-sialyltransferase 2 isoform X1 → MSAPKRLALAGVTMASLLCFYLLPWSQLTDGLSVFRSDLPDSESSLNGDRASTTPSPAADTYVFGKTTEPSFIGDAYANEDVPPQTDCPDGIRSRVPRSDVAGLFLKNIPVLQQSTDATPAQYSRLSHYVGANGWGSLTYPVLSDTLALLNSSANGIMLDDWASRGNRSGCIRCAVVGNGGILKDSEKGEEIDSHHYVFRTNGAVVTGFEKDVGVRTTHYTFSTNTLMNSMMSYASAGYRGPPQSQETRYVFLPDHDRDYLMMKAAAQHTLVERGREQGKDPTAYFGKDVTAAKLKMYHPDFIRYLRNRFLPSKTLKTKHRNIYRPSTGAIMLLAALHSCDRVSAYGFMTPQYKKYSDHYYDKQYHRVGFFINHDLMLEMNLWQRLHQAGLITLYMRL, encoded by the exons ATGTCGGCGCCGAAGCGGCTGGCGCTGGCTGGCGTCACCATGGCCTCCCTCCTGTGCTTCTACTTGTTGCCCTGGTCCCAGCTGACAGATGGTCTGTCTGTCTTCCGCAGCGATTTGCCAGACTCTGAGTCGAGTCTCAATGGTGACCGGGCGAGCACCACTCCCTCGCCAGCTGCTGACACGTACGTTTTCGGAAAAACCACCGAGCCGTCCTTCATCGGCGATGCTTACGCCAACGAAGACGTCCCACCGCAAACT GACTGCCCCGACGGCATCAGAAGCCGCGTCCCACGCTCCGACGTGGCTGGCCTGTTCCTGAAGAACATTCCGGTGCTGCAGCAGTCCACAGACGCCACGCCCGCCCAATACAGCCGCCTCAGTCATTACGTGGGTGCCAACGGCTGGGGGAGCCTCACCTACCCCG TGCTGTCGGACACGCTGGCGCTGCTCAACTCGTCCGCCAACGGCATCATGTTGGACGACTGGGCGAGTCGCGGCAACCGATCCGGCTGCATTCGCTGCGCCGTGGTGGGCAACGGCGGGATCCTGAAGGACTCCGAAAAGGGCGAAGAGATCGACAGCCACCACTATGTCTTCAG GACAAACGGCGCCGTCGTGACAGGCTTCGAGAAAGACGTGGGGGTCCGCACCACCCACTACACCTTCTCAACCAACACCTTGATGAACTCCATGATGAGCTACGCCTCCGCCGGATACCGAGGCCCGCCTCAGTCCCAG GAAACGCGTTACGTCTTCCTGCCTGACCACGACCGCGACTACTTGATGATGAAGGCGGCGGCCCAGCACACACTGGTTGAGCGAGGCCGGGAGCAAGGCAAAGA CCCCACGGCGTACTTCGGGAAGGACGTGACGGCGGCCAAGCTGAAGATGTACCATCCCGACTTCATCCGCTACCTGCGAAACAG GTTCCTTCCGTCCAAAACCCTGAAAACCAAGCACCGCAACATCTACCGGCCATCGACTGGGGCCATCATGCTACTGGCGGCGCTGCACAGCTGCGACCGTGTCAGCGCATACGGCTTCATGACGCCACAGTACAAAAAGTACTCGGACCATTACTATGACAAGCAGTACCACCGGGTGGGGTTCTTCATCAACCACGACCTGATGCTGGAGATGAACTTGTGGCAGCGACTGCACCAAGCCGGCCTCATCACGCTCTACATGCGCTTGTGA
- the st6galnac gene encoding alpha-N-acetylgalactosaminide alpha-2,6-sialyltransferase 2 isoform X3 codes for MLRVMVESSCDLAKSHFGLKDCPDGIRSRVPRSDVAGLFLKNIPVLQQSTDATPAQYSRLSHYVGANGWGSLTYPVLSDTLALLNSSANGIMLDDWASRGNRSGCIRCAVVGNGGILKDSEKGEEIDSHHYVFRTNGAVVTGFEKDVGVRTTHYTFSTNTLMNSMMSYASAGYRGPPQSQETRYVFLPDHDRDYLMMKAAAQHTLVERGREQGKDPTAYFGKDVTAAKLKMYHPDFIRYLRNRFLPSKTLKTKHRNIYRPSTGAIMLLAALHSCDRVSAYGFMTPQYKKYSDHYYDKQYHRVGFFINHDLMLEMNLWQRLHQAGLITLYMRL; via the exons ATGCTAAGAGTCATGGTTGAGTCGTCATGCGATCTCGCGAAGAGTCATTTTGGACTCAAG GACTGCCCCGACGGCATCAGAAGCCGCGTCCCACGCTCCGACGTGGCTGGCCTGTTCCTGAAGAACATTCCGGTGCTGCAGCAGTCCACAGACGCCACGCCCGCCCAATACAGCCGCCTCAGTCATTACGTGGGTGCCAACGGCTGGGGGAGCCTCACCTACCCCG TGCTGTCGGACACGCTGGCGCTGCTCAACTCGTCCGCCAACGGCATCATGTTGGACGACTGGGCGAGTCGCGGCAACCGATCCGGCTGCATTCGCTGCGCCGTGGTGGGCAACGGCGGGATCCTGAAGGACTCCGAAAAGGGCGAAGAGATCGACAGCCACCACTATGTCTTCAG GACAAACGGCGCCGTCGTGACAGGCTTCGAGAAAGACGTGGGGGTCCGCACCACCCACTACACCTTCTCAACCAACACCTTGATGAACTCCATGATGAGCTACGCCTCCGCCGGATACCGAGGCCCGCCTCAGTCCCAG GAAACGCGTTACGTCTTCCTGCCTGACCACGACCGCGACTACTTGATGATGAAGGCGGCGGCCCAGCACACACTGGTTGAGCGAGGCCGGGAGCAAGGCAAAGA CCCCACGGCGTACTTCGGGAAGGACGTGACGGCGGCCAAGCTGAAGATGTACCATCCCGACTTCATCCGCTACCTGCGAAACAG GTTCCTTCCGTCCAAAACCCTGAAAACCAAGCACCGCAACATCTACCGGCCATCGACTGGGGCCATCATGCTACTGGCGGCGCTGCACAGCTGCGACCGTGTCAGCGCATACGGCTTCATGACGCCACAGTACAAAAAGTACTCGGACCATTACTATGACAAGCAGTACCACCGGGTGGGGTTCTTCATCAACCACGACCTGATGCTGGAGATGAACTTGTGGCAGCGACTGCACCAAGCCGGCCTCATCACGCTCTACATGCGCTTGTGA